A region from the Lolium perenne isolate Kyuss_39 chromosome 4, Kyuss_2.0, whole genome shotgun sequence genome encodes:
- the LOC139830363 gene encoding uncharacterized protein has protein sequence MEVLTKAVSLAVEHDLLKPLAGITPLQRISIYADDVVMFRKPVKLELAAVKQILYLFGNASELHVNYRKSAATLIRGGEAEARLVATELGCDTVPFPIRYLGLQLSLRPLTKAQWQPALDNIKRMLPAWQRSLISKESHLTLVKTVLQVRPVHHILVEEASVWLLEEINKWLRAFFWSGKKEVNGGNCPVSWDSICRPFDLGGLGIKNLQLQSLALRVRWIWLSRTDTSRPWLGLSLPKDSAARAVFQSFVQFAVGSGSSILFWRDRWLKGSSVQEIAPLRTI, from the coding sequence ATGGAAGTTCTGACTAAAGCTGTATCCCTGGCGGTGGAGCATGATTTGCTAAAACCCCTGGCAGGTATCACACCACTCCAACGCATATCTATATACGCAGACGATGTTGTGATGTTCCGTAAGCCGGTGAAACTGGAATTGGCTGCGGTCAAGCAGATTTTGTACCTCTTTGGCAATGCTTCTGAACTACATGTAAACTATAGGAAGTCCGCGGCGACACTGATCAGAGGAGGTGAGGCAGAAGCCAGGCTAGTCGCCACTGAGCTGGGCTGTGACACCGTGCCCTTCCCCATCAGGTACCTGGGGCTTCAGTTGTCCCTTAGGCCGCTCACGAAAGCCCAATGGCAGCCTGCTTTGGATAATATCAAAAGGATGTTACCGGCCTGGCAAAGGAGTCTGATTTCCAAGGAGAGTCATCTTACCTTGGTGAAAACCGTGTTGCAAGTGAGACCTGTGCACCACATTCTTGTTGAAGAGGCCTCGGTGTGGCTTCTTGAGGAGATCAACAAGTGGCTGCGAGCGTTTTTCTGGTCAGGGAAGAAGGAGGTGAACGGGGGGAATTGTCCTGTGTCCTGGGATAGCATCTGCCGACCGTTTGACCTTGGTGGGCTTGGGATCAAAAACCTCCAGCTGCAAAGCCTTGCGCTACGGGTCCGTTGGATTTGGTTGTCAAGAACGGACACATCTAGACCTTGGCTTGGGCTAAGCCTGCCCAAGGATTCGGCAGCGAGGGCGGTCTTTCAGAGTTTTGTTCAGTTTGCCGTGGGCAGTGGGAGCTCCATTCTTTTCTGGAGGGATAGATGGCTGAAGGGAAGCTCTGTGCAGGAGATTGCGCCACTGCGTACGATTTAG
- the LOC127297369 gene encoding uncharacterized protein has translation MSVRGNPAAASAAAGDEGEETAEELLTRVAGMVPAAVNAATAAAGFPGRWKAIAAKLRTLPARLSDLSSHPCFARNALCRELLQSVAATLADAAELAARAPGAAGKLQTQSAIDALGARLDVNIRDCTLLVRTGVLSDAASTPPPAAAKADVRELLARLQIGHGEAKGRAVDGLLDALAKDEKSVLSALSRANVAALVQLLTAPAPAVREKAATVVCQLAESGGGVCEALLVSEGAVAPLLRLAESGSSLAAREKAVLTLHRLSARPDAALAIAGHGGARALVEICQTGDSVSQAAAAGALKNLSAVPEALHALADEGIVRVMVGLLDHGTVLGSKEHAADCLENLTSASDAFRLAVASDGGLRSLLLHLDAPSPRESAVRALGNIVCAVAPDTLVSLGALPRLAHVLRVGSPGAQQAAASAVCKISGSGERDMKRLIGEHGCVPPLVRMLDAKSAGAREAAAQALASLAAHPANARETRRDERSVPSLVQLLDPSPANTAKKYAIACLLALSSAKRCKKQMISHGAIGYLKKLTDMEVAGAGDLLDRLEDRGRLRSIFSKS, from the coding sequence ATGAGTGTGCGGGGAAATCCGGCGGCTGCTTCTGCTGCTGCCGGAGATGAAGGGGAAGAGACGGCGGAGGAGCTGCTGACGCGCGTGGCCGGGATGGTGCCGGCGGCGGTGAACGCGGCGACCGCGGCTGCGGGTTTCCCGGGCCGGTGGAAAGCGATCGCCGCGAAGCTGCGCACGCTCCCGGCGCGCCTGTCCGACCTGTCCAGCCACCCCTGCTTCGCCCGGAACGCGCTCTGCCGCGAGCTGCTGCAGTCCGTGGCCGCCACGCTCGCCGACGCGGCCGAGCTCGCCGCGCGGGCGCCCGGCGCCGCCGGGAAGCTCCAGACGCAGAGCGCCATCGACGCGCTGGGCGCCAGGCTTGACGTCAACATCCGCGACTGCACGCTCCTCGTCCGGACGGGCGTGCTGTCCGACGCCGCCTCGACTCCTCCTCCGGCAGCGGCCAAGGCGGACGTGCGGGAGCTGCTCGCGCGGCTGCAGATCGGGCACGGCGAGGCCAAGGGCCGGGCGGTGGACGGGCTGCTGGACGCCCTGGCCAAGGACGAGAAGAGCGTCCTGTCGGCGCTCAGCCGCGCCAACGTGGCCGCGCTGGTGCAGCTGCTCACGGCGCCGGCGCCCGCGGTGCGGGAGAAGGCCGCGACGGTGGTATGCCAGCTCGCGGAAtcgggcggcggcgtctgcgaggCGCTGCTGGTGTCGGAGGGCGCGGTGGCGCCGCTCCTCCGGCTGGCCGAGTCCGGCAGCAGCCTCGCCGCCCGCGAGAAGGCCGTGCTGACGCTGCACCGCCTCTCCGCGCGCCCCGACGCCGCGCTCGCCATcgccggccacggcggcgcgcgcgcgcTCGTCGAGATCTGCCAGACGGGGGACTCCGTGTCGCAGGCCGCGGCGGCCGGCGCGCTCAAGAACCTCTCCGCGGTGCCGGAGGCGCTGCACGCGCTGGCCGACGAAGGGATCGTGCGCGTCATGGTCGGCCTGCTGGACCACGGCACGGTGCTCGGCTCCAAGGAGCACGCCGCGGACTGCCTCGAGAACCTCACGTCCGCCAGCGACGCCTTCCGGCTCGCCGTGGCGTCCGACGGCGGGCTGCGCAGCCTGCTGCTCCACCTCGACGCGCCGTCGCCGCGGGAGTCCGCGGTGCGCGCGCTCGGGAACATCGTGTGCGCCGTCGCCCCCGACACCCTCGTATCCCTCGGCGCGCTCCCGCGGCTGGCGCACGTGCTGCGAGTCGGCTCCCCCGGCGCGCAGCAGGCGGCGGCGTCGGCGGTGTGCAAGATCTCCGGCAGCGGCGAGAGGGACATGAAGCGTCTCATCGGCGAGCACGGCTGCGTGCCGCCGCTGGTGCGGATGCTGGACGCCAAGTCCGCCGGCGCGCGCGAGGCGGCCGCGCAGGCGCTGGCGAGCCTGGCGGCGCACCCGGCCAACGCGCGGGAGACGAGGCGGGACGAGCGGAGCGTGCCCAGCCTGGTGCAGCTGCTGGACCCGAGCCCGGCCAACACGGCGAAAAAGTACGCCATCGCGTGCCTGCTAGCGCTGTCGTCGGCGAAGCGGTGCAAGAAGCAGATGATCTCGCATGGTGCCATTGGGTACCTCAAGAAGCTCACCGACATGGAGGTCGCCGGCGCCGGGGACCTGCTCGACCGGCTGGAGGACCGCGGCAGGCTCCGGAGCATCTTCAGTAAGAGCTGA